One window of Flavobacteriales bacterium genomic DNA carries:
- a CDS encoding SulP family inorganic anion transporter, with protein sequence MNNLFGSVKRDLPASIVVFLVAVPLCLGIALASGAPPFAGLLAGVIGGLVVGAASGSQLGVSGPAAGLAAIVLTSVAALGSFQLFLLAVLLAGIIQFLMGLARGGVIAYFFPSAVIKGMLAGIGIFIALTQFPHAFGHDKERATDSVVPRAEGGVFGDLVNMFAAPHFGALIIAAACFAVLLLWESPSIKRNKVLSMVPGPLLAVIIGITLAALGGIVPLLSLSANHFVQLPDLSGVSLGSLFPGPDWSGISNMQVWTTALTLALVASLETLLSVEAADKLDPQKRETPKNRELMAQGFGNVVAGLLGALPVTQVIVRSSANVQSGGRTKLSGMLHGLWVLVAVLLFPTLLGMIPLAALAAILVQVGFKLARPALFTEMWQGGWTRFTPFLVTVLGVVFLDLLKGVGLGMAVALFIILRNNYKVPFHLLERSVSPGEPVRLALGEEASFLNKASIQRTLAELPTGSHIIIDVSRTVRLDPDIHEILTDGQTRAKNKGSIVEIIGIDAHRRHRVAAWLSVKHVRETFHFVSSTPVDPARP encoded by the coding sequence ATGAACAACCTTTTTGGGTCCGTAAAACGTGACCTTCCCGCATCCATCGTTGTCTTTCTTGTGGCCGTGCCGCTGTGTCTCGGCATTGCGCTTGCTTCTGGTGCGCCGCCTTTCGCAGGTCTTCTCGCAGGTGTCATTGGCGGTCTCGTCGTAGGTGCGGCCAGCGGGTCGCAGCTGGGCGTTTCCGGCCCTGCCGCGGGCCTCGCAGCCATCGTGCTCACCAGTGTGGCGGCGCTTGGCTCGTTCCAGCTCTTTCTGCTCGCCGTGTTGTTGGCAGGGATCATTCAGTTCCTTATGGGCCTGGCGCGCGGCGGCGTCATCGCCTATTTCTTTCCCTCGGCGGTGATCAAAGGAATGTTGGCCGGCATCGGCATCTTCATCGCCCTCACCCAGTTCCCCCATGCTTTCGGGCATGACAAGGAGCGGGCCACGGATTCCGTGGTGCCCCGTGCGGAGGGCGGTGTATTCGGCGACCTCGTGAACATGTTCGCCGCGCCACATTTCGGTGCGTTGATCATTGCTGCTGCCTGCTTTGCCGTGTTGTTGCTCTGGGAAAGTCCCTCGATCAAGCGGAACAAGGTTCTATCCATGGTGCCAGGCCCCTTGTTGGCTGTGATCATCGGTATCACCTTGGCAGCGTTGGGCGGAATAGTGCCGCTCTTGTCCTTGTCGGCTAACCACTTTGTGCAGTTGCCGGATCTTTCCGGTGTTTCACTCGGATCGCTTTTCCCGGGCCCGGACTGGAGCGGTATCTCCAACATGCAAGTGTGGACCACCGCGCTCACTCTGGCACTGGTCGCCAGCTTAGAGACCTTGCTCTCCGTTGAAGCGGCGGACAAGCTCGATCCCCAGAAGCGCGAAACACCGAAGAACCGCGAATTGATGGCACAAGGATTCGGTAACGTGGTCGCGGGTCTTCTCGGCGCACTGCCGGTGACGCAGGTGATCGTGCGCAGTTCCGCGAACGTGCAGTCCGGCGGACGCACAAAGCTTTCCGGAATGCTACATGGCCTTTGGGTGCTGGTGGCGGTGCTTCTCTTTCCGACGCTGCTCGGCATGATCCCCTTGGCCGCGTTGGCCGCGATCCTCGTGCAGGTGGGCTTCAAACTGGCCAGGCCCGCACTCTTCACGGAGATGTGGCAAGGCGGCTGGACACGGTTCACCCCCTTCCTCGTTACGGTGCTCGGCGTGGTCTTCCTCGACCTGCTGAAAGGCGTGGGACTTGGCATGGCCGTCGCGCTTTTCATCATCCTGCGGAACAACTACAAAGTGCCCTTCCACCTCTTGGAGCGCTCGGTGTCGCCTGGAGAGCCGGTGCGTCTCGCCTTGGGCGAAGAAGCGAGTTTTCTCAACAAGGCCAGCATCCAACGTACACTGGCCGAACTGCCGACGGGCTCGCACATCATTATCGATGTGAGCCGCACGGTAAGGCTGGACCCGGATATCCACGAGATCCTTACCGATGGTCAAACACGCGCAAAGAACAAGGGCTCCATTGTGGAGATCATCGGGATCGACGCGCACAGAAGACATCGTGTGGCGGCATGGCTGAGCGTCAAACATGTTCGGGAGACCTTCCATTTTGTCTCTTCCACCCCAGTAGATCCGGCACGACCATGA